The Deltaproteobacteria bacterium region ACTCAGAAATGGGCTCCTGCAGCACCATTGGCAACGCCGGTCTTAGCTTGTCGGGGCCGTGCCGCCAAGCATAGCACTGTCTCGTTTCTGCCTCCACGCTCCGCGCCGCGCGCTGTGGAGGACTCAGGATGACTGGCTGGTAGCATTGTCTCAGAACCAAGTTGCGCTTCCCAAACTCCGGGAATAGGGATTTTACCCAGTAGCACGCAGACGGGGTCTTGCACTACACTGTCGCCGCAGCGAGCAACCTCACAAAAGGAGAGACCTATGGATATTGGACTGCTTTTCCCGTTTCGTAATCCGCCGCAATGGCGGAAACCCTTTCCGCAGTATTACGCAGAGCAGCTCAAACAAATGCAGATTGCCGAAACCTTGGGCTTTGACACCATCTGGCTGACTGAACATCACTTTGCTGAGGACGGATACTCACCCTCGCTCTTGCCGATTGCTGGTGCTGTCGCGGCTATGACCAGCCGTGTGCGGATCGGTACGTTTCTCCTGTTGCTGCCGTTGCACAACGCGGTTCGTGTAGCTGAAGATGCAGCGACGGTGGATATTCTGTGCAATGGCCGTTTCGACCTCGGGCTTGGCCAGGGGTACTCCCCGGCAGAGTTTGAAGGGTACGGCATTTCGCGCAAAGAACGAGCGTCGCGTCTGGAGGAGGGCATCGAGGTGATTCGTGGAATGTGGACCCAAGATCCCTTCTCCTACCAAGGAAAACACTACAACCTGAAGAACATCAGCATGGTTCCGAAGGCTCCCCAGACGCCGCACCCGCCATTGTGGATCGGTGCAGGCACGAGAAAGGCTGTGGGGCGGGCTGCGCGCCTTGGTTGCCATTTCTTGGGCAGTGGCGATGCCAGCTCGCAGGCGATTTATGATGAGGCCCTCAAAGGCTACGGGCGTGACCCCAAGGACTTTCATGCCGCCCAGCTTCGCTGGGTCCATGTTGCGCCAACATATGAAGAGGCCTGGAGCGATGTCCAGCATCATTTGCACTACATGCTGAGCCAATACGGTGGTTGGGTAGCGGCAGCCAAGGATTTTCCCGGAGCTGAGAAAGCTGCTCAATTACCTCCAGCCACCGAACTACGAAACGTCACCGAGCAGTTGATTGGCCGGCCCATCGTTGGTTCACCCGACCAAGTCGGACGGCAGATCGAAGCCATGACCAAGAGCATTAGGACCACACATCTAGTTATGGGAATGCACCTGCCTGGCCTTGACCCAGCCAAGAGTCAACGCTCGATGGAGCTGTTTGCCAAGGAGCTGATGCCGAGCCTGCATTGATGTCAACTCCTCGTGCCGTCGCCGCGGAGTACCTCACCCCTGTCCCCTCTCCATGACTGGAGAGGGGTAAACGGCTGCGGAAAATCCATGCATACCGGAAGAGCGTGCGCACAGCGCACGCTACCCTGACTGTGCCAATGTCTCGTGGTTCGATTTAGAGCAACGACTTCATCTCGCTAATGACCTTGGTGATGCTGTCCTTGGCATCGCCAAACAGCATCATGCATTTCTCGTCGTAGTACAGCTCATTATCGACGCCTGCGAAGCCAGGTCGCATGCTGCGCTTCAATACGATGATCGACTTCGCCCGTGCCACCTCAAGTATCGGCATGCCATACAACGGGCTCGCTTTGTTGCTTTTCGCCGCAGGGTTCGTCACGTCATTGGCGCCGACCACCATGACGATATCTGTGTCTGGGAAGGAAGGGTTGATTTCCTCCATCTCGCACATTTGCTCATAGGGCACATTGGCTTCGGCAAGGAGCACGTTCATATGTCCCGGCATACGGCCAGCAACTGGATGGATAGCGTATCGCACATCGACATCACGCTCACGCAGGATGTTCCCCAGTTCTGCTACTGCATGCTGGGCCTGCGCCACTGCCATACCGTAGCCTGGAACGAACACTACACTGCGTGCGGTTTCAAATAACACTGCGGTTTCCTCCGCCACGATACTCCGTATCGTCCCCTTTGCTTCGGCTGCGGCGGCAACGTCTGCTTCTGATGCCTGGCCGAAAGCGCCGAACAGGACGTTAAAGGCAGAACGATTCATTGCCCGACACATTAACAGTGCAAGCAAAAACCCTGACGTGCCATCAAGCGAGCCAGTGATGATCTGAATTTTGTTCGACAGCACAAAGCCCATCGCCGCATCTGCCAAGCCACCATAGGAGTTGAGGAGGGCGATCACCGTGGGCATATCCGCGGCACCGATAGGAATAACCAGTAGTAAGCCAAAAACGAATGACAGCGCGACCATCACATAGAAGAATGGCGTCGCCGCTTGCGTAATGATGAGGTACAACGCCGACAGGACAATCACACCTAAGAGCGCAAAGCTCAGCATGTTTTGTCCTTTGTATGTGATCGGTCGACCCGGCATCAGTTCTTGGAGCTTGGCCGCCGCGATCAAACTTCCTGTGAAGGTCAGCGCGCCGACAACCACCTCGAAGTTCAATGCAACAAGCGTCGTACGACTCAGCTCTCCCTGATAGCGGAAGTATTCAGAAATACCTACGAGACAGGCGGCCAAGGCGCCGAGCGAGTGCGAGAGTGCCGTACGCTGGGGAACCGCGGTCATCGGGATACTCAAGCCGAGCCATGCGCCGATTGCTGCACCAATAGTGAAGCCCAAGAAAATCCAGCGATAGGTAACGACGTGATGATGGAACAGCGTGCCTACCACCGCGATAAACATACCGAGGGCGGCCAAGCCCATTCCCGTCCGCGCCCATTTCGGCGAACTCAACCCTTTCAAGCCGAGAATGAACAGGATTGCTGACACAATGTAGGCGTACCGTAACATGGTCTCAGCCACGTGCTCGCGCACGTATTCGCCCATTGCCATGCCTGCCGGTTTGGTGATGAGGATCATGAGGTAGATCACAACGAGGCCAGCCAGCACGCCGCCAAAGGCTTGCAATTCGACAGGGCGCTTTTTCCCATCGGCTTGCTGGTCGGCAGTCTTGAACATGCGCAGCATGCGGTCAGAGATCAGAAATCCACCGACGGCGTTGGTGGATGAGCAGAGGACAGCAATGAACCCCAGCATCGTGCAGATCCAACCGTTGGGTACGTTGCTATAGTCGCTACCTGCGACCACGACAGAGCCAACCAGCGAAATCGCCGCGATGGCGTTGGTCG contains the following coding sequences:
- a CDS encoding LLM class flavin-dependent oxidoreductase → MAGSIVSEPSCASQTPGIGILPSSTQTGSCTTLSPQRATSQKERPMDIGLLFPFRNPPQWRKPFPQYYAEQLKQMQIAETLGFDTIWLTEHHFAEDGYSPSLLPIAGAVAAMTSRVRIGTFLLLLPLHNAVRVAEDAATVDILCNGRFDLGLGQGYSPAEFEGYGISRKERASRLEEGIEVIRGMWTQDPFSYQGKHYNLKNISMVPKAPQTPHPPLWIGAGTRKAVGRAARLGCHFLGSGDASSQAIYDEALKGYGRDPKDFHAAQLRWVHVAPTYEEAWSDVQHHLHYMLSQYGGWVAAAKDFPGAEKAAQLPPATELRNVTEQLIGRPIVGSPDQVGRQIEAMTKSIRTTHLVMGMHLPGLDPAKSQRSMELFAKELMPSLH
- a CDS encoding NAD synthetase — encoded protein: MTTELEVGLYIFMLAGFLGYHIITRVPPLLHTPLMSATNAIAAISLVGSVVVAGSDYSNVPNGWICTMLGFIAVLCSSTNAVGGFLISDRMLRMFKTADQQADGKKRPVELQAFGGVLAGLVVIYLMILITKPAGMAMGEYVREHVAETMLRYAYIVSAILFILGLKGLSSPKWARTGMGLAALGMFIAVVGTLFHHHVVTYRWIFLGFTIGAAIGAWLGLSIPMTAVPQRTALSHSLGALAACLVGISEYFRYQGELSRTTLVALNFEVVVGALTFTGSLIAAAKLQELMPGRPITYKGQNMLSFALLGVIVLSALYLIITQAATPFFYVMVALSFVFGLLLVIPIGAADMPTVIALLNSYGGLADAAMGFVLSNKIQIITGSLDGTSGFLLALLMCRAMNRSAFNVLFGAFGQASEADVAAAAEAKGTIRSIVAEETAVLFETARSVVFVPGYGMAVAQAQHAVAELGNILRERDVDVRYAIHPVAGRMPGHMNVLLAEANVPYEQMCEMEEINPSFPDTDIVMVVGANDVTNPAAKSNKASPLYGMPILEVARAKSIIVLKRSMRPGFAGVDNELYYDEKCMMLFGDAKDSITKVISEMKSLL